From a single Nicotiana tomentosiformis chromosome 2, ASM39032v3, whole genome shotgun sequence genomic region:
- the LOC104115405 gene encoding uncharacterized protein — translation MPVEVSNRVAETLGYPNGDLRPQNPNAASKKSKESERRRRRRKQKKNKVASQVANGEDSDNAAGDANGGAENSAKENSDPQKSLEQVEVEYVPEKAELDGEFDEEFRKVFERFTFTDAAGSEENEKKDETAVDGSSKKKADSDSEDDEQDDAQLKEKGISNKKKKLQRRMKIAELKQISMKPDVVEVWDATAADPKLLVFLKSYRNTVPVPRHWCQKRKFLQGKRGIEKQPFQLPDFIAATGIEKIRQAYIEKEDSKKLKQKQRERMQPKMGKMDIDYQVLHDAFFKYQTKPKLTHHGDLYYEGKEFEVKLREMKPGMLSHELKEALGMPEGSPPPWLINMQRYGPPPSYPQLKIPGLNAPIPPGAKFGYQPGGWGKPPVDEYGRPLYGDVFGVLQQDQPNYEDEPVDKTKHWGDLEEEEEEEEEEEEEEMEEEELEDGIQSVDSLSSTPTGVETPDVIDLRKQQRKEPEKPLYQVLEEKEEKIAPGTLLGTTHTYVINTGTQDKTGAKRVDLLKGQKSDRVDVTLAPEELELMDNVLPAKYEEAREEEKLRSQREDFSDMVAENEKKRKRKMQEKEGKSKKKDFKF, via the exons ATGCCGGTGGAAGTATCAAATAGAGTAGCTGAAACTCTTGGCTATCCAAACGGCGATTTGAGACCTCAAAACCCTAACGCCGCCTCTAAGAAATCGAAGGAAAGCGAGCGGCGCCGTAGGCGGCGGAAGCAGAAGAAGAACAAGGTGGCTTCTCAGGTCGCCAATGGAGAAGACAGTGATAACGCTGCCGGAGACGCAAATGGCGGCGCTGAGAATAGTGCTAAGGAAAATTCCGATCCTCAGAAG TCTTTGGAGCAAGTTGAAGTGGAGTATGTACCAGAGAAGGCTGAACTAGATGGTGAGTTCGATGAGGAATTCAGGAAGGTCTTTGAGAGATTTACTTTCACGGATGCCGCTGGTTCCGAG GAGAATGAAAAAAAGGACGAAACTGCTGTGGATGGATCCTCCAAGAAAAAGGCTGATTCTGATTCTGAGGACGACGAACAGGATGACGCACAGCTAAAGGAGAAGGGCATctctaacaaaaagaaaaaa CTTCAGCGTAGGATGAAGATTGCAGAACTGAAGCAAATCTCTATGAAGCCTGATGTTGTTGAG GTGTGGGATGCTACTGCAGCAGATCCTAAGCTTTTGGTGTTTCTGAAATCTTACCGAAATACTGTTCCTGTTCCAAGGCACTGGTGTCAGAAACGGAAATTTTTGCAG GGGAAGCGTGGAATTGAGAAACAACCATTTCAACTTCCTGACTTTATAGCTGCAACAGGAATTGAGAAAATTAGACAA GCTTATATTGAAAAGGAGGACAGTAAGAAGCTTAAACAAAAGCAGCGGGAAAGGATGCAGCCAAAAATGGGGAAGATGGATATCGATTATCAG GTTCTCCATGATGCCTTTTTTAAGTATCAGACTAAACCGAAGTTGACACATCATGGCGATCTGTATTATGAAGGGAAGGAGTTTGAG GTCAAGTTGAGGGAAATGAAACCTGGAATGTTGTCTCATGAACTGAAAGAGGCCCTTGGTATGCCTGAAGGTTCTCCTCCTCCTTGGCTCATCAATATGCAG AGATACGGTCCTCCACCCTCTTATCCTCAGCTGAAAATCCCTGGACTCAATGCTCCTATTCCACCAGGAGCCAAGTTTGGCTATCAGCCGGGAGGTTGGGGTAAACCACCTGTTGATGAA TACGGACGCCCTTTATACGGAGATGTATTTGGTGTGTTGCAACAAGACCAGCCTAATTATGAG GATGAACCTGTTGACAAGACTAAGCATTGGGGTGACTtggaggaagaggaagaagaggaggaagaagaagaggaagaagagatgGAGGAAGAGGAGCTGGAGGATGGTATTCAGTCAGTGGACAGCCTTTCAAG TACTCCTACTGGAGTTGAGACTCCTGATGTTATTGATCTTCGCAAGCAGCAGAGGAAGGAGCCCGAGAAGCCCCTCTACCAG GTgcttgaagaaaaagaagaaaagatagCTCCTGGAACGCTTCTTGGAACAACCCATAC GTATGTGATCAACACTGGTACTCAAGACAAGACTGGTGCCAAAAGG GTTGATCTGCTCAAAGGTCAGAAGTCAGATAGAGTTGATGTCACATTGGCACCTGAAGAGTTGGAACTCATGGACAATGTCTTACCCGCCAA ATATGAGGAAGCTAGAGAGGAAGAGAAGCTTCGTAGCCAGCGTGAGGATTTCAGTGACATGGTAGCAGAG AATGAGAAGAAGAGGAAACGTAAAATGCAGGAAAAGGAAGGCAAGTCCAAAAAGAAGGATTtcaagttttga